In Mycoavidus cysteinexigens, a genomic segment contains:
- a CDS encoding transcriptional regulator, with protein MPSNQERSAFSERLRLALKRGPKPVKGATDLARLFNLQHRDGAGVSVQTTHKWLTGRAIPTADKIKTLAEWLDVGEHWLHYGPPPDPALLKAKEVKLKQAKYPPSPETVTLAKKIEALPEHQRYLVEELITQFYGKVPD; from the coding sequence ATGCCATCCAATCAAGAAAGATCCGCCTTCTCAGAGCGTTTACGGCTTGCGTTAAAGCGAGGCCCTAAGCCTGTTAAAGGCGCTACAGACTTAGCGCGCCTGTTTAATCTCCAGCACCGAGACGGTGCTGGCGTTTCGGTGCAGACCACGCATAAATGGTTAACCGGCCGTGCCATTCCCACTGCAGATAAAATCAAGACGCTGGCCGAATGGCTTGACGTTGGCGAGCATTGGCTGCATTACGGGCCACCACCCGATCCAGCGCTCCTAAAAGCCAAGGAAGTTAAGCTTAAACAAGCTAAATATCCGCCTTCTCCAGAAACGGTTACGCTTGCCAAGAAAATTGAGGCCCTGCCAGAACATCAGAGGTATTTGGTGGAAGAACTGATTACACAGTTCTACGGGAAAGTGCCGGATTGA